ATGACAAGCTGGTCACCGATTTTACCTGAAACGGTATGGTCAAAAGTAGCGACAGTCCTCCGGCGCGAGTTGGGCGAAGGTCCGTATAATTCCTATGTGGCGCCATCGAACGTGCGCCCCGGCCCTTACGGCGATCCGGTTCTGGTAACGCCGACGGCCTATGCGCGTGACTGGATCGCGCGCAACGCCGCCCGCCGCGCACAGGAATTGTGGACCCAGCACGATCCGGATTCGCGTGTGCTCGATATCAAGTCGCGTGTTGAATATGAAGACGCAACCCGTGGCGCCGTAGCAGCGCCTGCAGTGGCGCCGGTGGCCGAGACCGCGCCTGCCCGCCCTGAAGCCGTCATGCCGATCATCGAGGTGGCCGCTCCAAACCGCATCGGCGGTTTGCAGGAACGCCTGACCTTTGACAGTTTCGTGGCCGGCCGCGGCAATGAATTCGCCTTCCAGATGTCGCGCCAGGTGGCGAGCTGGGCCGACGGGCATTTCAATCCGGTATTTTTCCATGGCCCCTATGGCTACGGCAAGACCCACCTTCTGAACGCCATCGGCTGGGAAGCGCAGACGCGCCGCCCCGACGCGAAAATCGTCTATCTGACGGCCGAAAAATTCACCTCTACCTTCGTCAAGGCGCTGATGGACAAGTCGACCTCGGCGTTCAAGGATGAAATCCGCGGTGCGGATCTTCTGCTGGTCGATGATGTGCATTTCATCGGCGGCAAGACTTCCAGTCAGGAAGAGCTGTTCCACACGCTCACCTCGCTGATCGAAAACAATCGTCGTGTCGTTTTCACGGCCGATCGTCCGCCCTCGCAACTGACTGAAATCGAAGCGCGCCTGCGTTCGCACCTGTCCTCCGGGCTGGTGTGTGCGCTGGATGTGGCCGATCAAAGCCTGCGCATGGGCATTATCGAGCGCAAGCTCGAACAGTTGTCGCAACGTCTGGGGGCTGCTCAGAACCCGCGTTCCGACGTTTTACATTTTCTGGCCGAGCGTGTGCCGGGGTCGATCCGTGAACTTGAAGGTGCGGTCAATACCCTGGTGGCGTCCGCTGGGCCGCGTCTTGGGAGTTTGACTTTGGAAGAAGCTATGGCTTTGTTGCAGCCGAATTTGAAGGTGGCCGTCGAGCGCCGCGTCACCGTGGATGAGATCCAGAAGCTGGTCTCCGATCACTTTGGCCTGAAGCAAGCCGATCTCCTGTCGGAGCGTCGCACCCGCGCCATCGCCCGTCCGCGCCAGGTCGCCATGTGGCTGTGCAAGCAGCACACCACGCGCTCCTATCCCGATATCGGCCGTCGTTTCGGCGGTCGTGACCACACGACCGTTCTGCATGCGGTTAAGAAGGTTGAGGAACTGCTGCAGGCCGACGATCAGATCGCCCGCGACGTCGAGGCGCTCACCCGTAAACTCCGTAACGTTTAAGGGGCGTGGGGTCTTGACCCCACATCTTTTTCCTTGCCTTTTCCTCGCCTTGAGGCGAAGAAAAGACAAGGAATTAAAGGTATGGGGCCGAGGCCCCAAACCCCATTTGAAGTTGGTAGGATAACCAGATGCAATTTACCATCGAACGTGGCGCGCTGCTCAAGGCCCTGGGCCACGTCCAGAACGTTGTCGAACGTCGCAACACCATCCCTATCCTGTCCAATGTGCTGCTGTCCGCCGAGCGTGGTCAGGTGTCCTTTTCGGCCACCGATCTCGATATGGAAATTGTCGATACCGCCGAAGCCAGCGTACAGGTGCCGGGCCAGATCACGGCCCCCGCACATACCCTTTATGAAATCGTGCGCAAGCTGCCCGATGGCGCCGATGTTGAGCTGAAATTCGCTGCCGGTGACGATCCCCGCCTGTCGGTCTCGGCCGGTCGTTCGCGCTTTGCC
The window above is part of the Asticcacaulis sp. MM231 genome. Proteins encoded here:
- the dnaA gene encoding chromosomal replication initiator protein DnaA, coding for MTSWSPILPETVWSKVATVLRRELGEGPYNSYVAPSNVRPGPYGDPVLVTPTAYARDWIARNAARRAQELWTQHDPDSRVLDIKSRVEYEDATRGAVAAPAVAPVAETAPARPEAVMPIIEVAAPNRIGGLQERLTFDSFVAGRGNEFAFQMSRQVASWADGHFNPVFFHGPYGYGKTHLLNAIGWEAQTRRPDAKIVYLTAEKFTSTFVKALMDKSTSAFKDEIRGADLLLVDDVHFIGGKTSSQEELFHTLTSLIENNRRVVFTADRPPSQLTEIEARLRSHLSSGLVCALDVADQSLRMGIIERKLEQLSQRLGAAQNPRSDVLHFLAERVPGSIRELEGAVNTLVASAGPRLGSLTLEEAMALLQPNLKVAVERRVTVDEIQKLVSDHFGLKQADLLSERRTRAIARPRQVAMWLCKQHTTRSYPDIGRRFGGRDHTTVLHAVKKVEELLQADDQIARDVEALTRKLRNV